The following nucleotide sequence is from Zea mays cultivar B73 chromosome 1, Zm-B73-REFERENCE-NAM-5.0, whole genome shotgun sequence.
caaacaaacaagacagAAATAAACTCCATTTATCTCTCAATCTCACCCCTGACCCCCCTATCCCTACGGGGAATGGCTGACAAAGAGCCACTCGTACCCATTCTTATCACCCTCCGCTGCTGCGCCAAGCATCATGTAACGCCTGAAGGACCGAGTCGCATCATTCGCTCGAAACGGAATCGGACAAAAGATGAATGGCATCACTGTACCAGGCGTAGTGCCACCACCGCCCACCCCGTCAGCCCGACGCCGACGGCTTCGACCGTGACCCCGTGCTGGCACGCCGCATCCAACCACCCTCTTCCGGTTCCGGAATAAAGTCCTGCGTCCTTTCTGCGTTCGGTGGCGTGGTCGGTTGGCGTCGGCTTGTCGCGGGGCCTGCAGCTGCAATCCTTCCTTCACGACTGCACGCATGCAAATGCATTCAGACTGAACTATTCACAACAGGTGCCCAAACAGAATATAAATAAAAAAAACAACCATAGTTCCTCCAAACGAAAGAGTGGTATCGATAACCAACCATCCTTTTCGTACCTCTTCTTGAACGCAGAGTTCTGCGAGGAGGGACAACTAGCCCCTCCGTCAACACTCAACACAAAGGTGACACAAGTCTGACTCATGGCGCATCAGCAAGACAGCAATGGATCAGGCCGGCCGCACGTACGCGAACGCGCAATATATTGCTTCCTTCAAAAAAAAAGATAAGAAAACAGGCAGAAAAGATGCAAAACAGTGGGTTGGCGAGATAAACAAGCTCACCTCCTCAGCCTGCAGTGCCAACCAGAACAGTCCCTCCCTCGGCCTATCCGGCTACTCAGCACCAAGAACAGACGGCCAAGTGCACTCGCGCCTTTATATAAAGGAATCCACCAGCAGCATTAGCTTTGGTTTCTTCTCCTTGTATGCACACAAACCCATCGCAGGGCATTCTCGAGCATAGCTTCTCTGcctctctctcccctcctctcctctCGTCCACTCCTTTGTCCAAAGCTTCGAGATGGCTCAGGTACGCACAATTCTCCCTCTTGGTTTGGTTCTTCGGTAGCTCAGCACATTTGTTTGCTCATAGCTCTGTATGTCGCTTCATCGGTTCCGCAGCAGCAGAAGGTGGTGGTCAGGGTTCCAACCATGACAGATGACAAGATCAAGCAGAAGGCCATCGAAGCTGTTGCGGACATTTACGGTAACATTTTGCACCTCTGGTTGACTGTCTTCCTGTTCTTTTTTTCCTCTCTTCTGGATGATGGATTGTTCTGCTGTTGAGGCTTGGAAAATATGTTCTGCAAAAGAAGGCATTGGATATGATATTTCCACATACTAGCATATTGTTTGTTTCAATGTTTGCCCACCATACAATGTTCAAGGCACATACTTTGAATGATTAGGCTGAGTTTAAGACAGAAGCTCGAGAGGATAAATCATATTAGGCCTTGTTTGAATGCACATGTATCCACCTCAATCCATGTGTGTTGGGGTGAGTTTCCATACCAATTCACTCCAACACACATGGATTGTGGCGGATCCATGGGCATGCAAACATGCCCTTAAGAATTCGCTTATAAAACATGTTAACGCAAAGATGAGGACCACTCAGGACATCCACGTGTGGTCGGAAGGACTCTTCTTTATGCATGAAAGTTGTTATATATGCTCGGTGCAGGTGAACAGTCATGCAGCAGGTTGGTATATGTTTCACAAAAAGAACTAGGGTTTTCAAACCCTCTACATAAATATTTGAAAAAAACATGTAGACTGAAGAAAACTTAGCAACCTGTCTATTCAATTCTAGTTGCTATGAGAATATTTACTTGTTAGCAGTAAGCACTTATAATCTTCGAAAGATTGGTTTCTCAGTCTGGTTTTTCTTAACAGTAGTACAGCACATAAAATGGAAAATAAATATACTTCTACAAAGCGCTGAACAAGAAGAAATAACAATGTGTCAGCAAGAAAATTTGATGATACATACATTCTTTCATTCACAGGTATTGACTCCATAGCAGCGGATCTGAAGGAGAACAAGATGACCATCATAGGCGAGATGGATGCAGTAGCGATTGCCAAGAAGTTAAAGAAGATTGGAAAGATTGACATTGTGTCTGTTGGAcctgcaaaagaagaaaagaaggaagaaaagaaagaggagaaaaaggaggaaaagaaagaagagaagaaagaggagaagaaagaagagaagaaagaagagaagaaagaagaaaagaagtgatAAACCTATAAAACATATATATCATCGCATGGCCTCACTTATCTTCAGTTGCATTGACTTTGCACTGTTGTTGCTATGTGGAGTTACTATGTAATACTTATACTACAGAGTACATATTAGTTAATAATAAAAGTGCAATTTGTGCATTTCTTTTAGCATCTATGCTCCCTGCTAAGCAACTTATGTTCATAAGTAAGTAGGTGTTCCCCTTTTTTGTAGTAAAGTGAAAAGCTCTGCCTTTCAATTAAGGTAGAAAAGAGAGACTATAGGCTAGATGCAGGGGCGGACCCAGCGGGTGGTCCATATGGTCCACGGCACACCCTAAGATCACATAAGTGTAGTTAGCATAGTGGTGTAAGTGCTATATTTTAAACTTAGTGGTCAAGGTTCGAGTCTTGTTGATCAttattttttgtttgtttttttatttttttcttggcACACCCTAAACATAGCAGCTGTGTCCGCCACTGGCTAGATGCTCAATCTAACTAACAATTATCAGGAAACTCAAATATCCTGCCAGACCTGTATCTAAAAAAAGAATAATATGCATACTCCTTGAAGCAACGGAGGACTGGACATACTGAATCTTGAAATctacatgaacaataattaatatACTTAAACTGCCATGTTGCACCTATCGCTACTACTTAAAGAAAAGGTAAGCTTTTTAACAGGTATGAGTACCAATAAAGCAGTCAAGTGACCAGATGCTGCCAATTATCTTAAACAGCACCAGAATCCAGAAAGGGGCAATAATGCAGACTTTCACCTCTTAGTGCTTAGAGATAATTCAGGACACATATTACAGGCCTGTCTAATTTCTAACATGTAATCTACAAATCCTATGCTAGGGTTGGTAGAAAAGATTTTCTGTGCAGAATCCATACCAGGAAAGGCACAAGTTAATGCAGTGATGTTGCTAACAGTAACAGGTCGTGCAACTATCTAGGTATGATATCTTGAGCATATTTAGTTGAGGGAGCAATTAAATCTTTTTCATTATATCAGATCAGAGGAACAGGGAAACATGATTTATTGATGACTCATGACTAGTGTCCCCTATCTCAAACAAGAACAGCATACAACACTTCTTTTTCTGTACTTCATCAACAAACAAAGAATCCTGCAGGACATGTGCTACATCAAGCATAAAAAAATATAGAGTAACCACTTCCATAGTATCCTCCCTCATAATCCATCTGTCAGAAATGCAAACAGCCAAAagaaatgaacctctgcacctaaGTAGGGGGGCATCTCTCATCTCAGGCTTCTCAGCATCTTCTAAACCCTCCAAACCTTGATAGCAGATGAAGATAATGACCCTTATCTGTCATGTACTTAATGACATTATTAGCTTGAGTATCCTTCCCAGCGTTCCGCAGTCTCCTTACTAGACTACTGTACACAGAGAAGTTTGGTGTGCATCCATGTGAATCCATGTCCTTCAGCATAGTGAATGCTTTATCAAACTCCCCGACTGCGCAAAGCCCCTGTATCATTGAATTGTATGTGTACACATTAGGAAGCTGCCCTCTCATCAGCATATCATCAAAAAACCTCTGGGCTTCCTCAAATTCCCCAGCTGCCACATAGCTTGCGATCATAACAGTATAGCAGACAACATCTGGGTCACACCCTTTCTTCATCATCTCATCAAAGAAATACCTGCAGGCTTCTAGGTTGCCAGCACGGCCAAGACCATCTATCAAATTTGTGAAATGGAGCACATTTGGCCTACATCCGACATCACTCATATAGTTCAGCAAATTGAGAGCTGCGAGGGGTTTGTCTCCCTTACCAAGTACATGAAGCAACAGGTTGTAAGTATGGAGGTCCGGCGTAAGCCCATTTTTTCCCATCTCATCAAGTAATTGATGGAATTGATCCAACTTCCCAAGCATATACTTTGCACGCAACACCACATTGTATGTCAAGACATCAGGTGAGTACCCCTCAAGGATCATTTTCTCGTGAACCCACTCAATCAGTGAGTACTGCTCTATGGTCAGAAGTGTGTACAATATTGCATTAAATGCATTTCTAAATGGGCGGTAATTGAAAGTACTTGACCTGATGAACCTCTCCACCAGTCTCCGCCTCAACCCAACCTTCACAGATGCACATATCAAGAGGTGGAACGTCCGGGAAGAGACAGGTAGCCCCTTGGCTGCCATCTCCTCAAACAGCCGCCACATCGCCTTCACCTCCCCACACTCGGCGAAAACCTTCATGACGAGGTTGTACATGCTTGTGCTATGTTGGTACCCCTCCTGCTGCCCCGCCCATATGAAGAACTTATACGCCAGCTTCGGGTACCTCTCACGGTTCACACTGTCCACGGACACAACAATCCTGAACAGCACCTCCCTCACCAGCTCAATAGACACCTTCGGGCGCATTTCATCGAGCGCGTGGCGGGTGCTGAACCCCGGGCCGTCCTGCAGCAGGATCCTAAAGATCCTGTCCGCCTCCAGCCTCACATCCCCAAAGAACCGCCTCCTGGAATCTTGACCAGGGGAAAAGGTTTCGCCGTCATCGTCATCGTTCTCCGGCTGGCCTcgcggtggtggcagctggagtacTACTTCACGTGGGAAGCGGCCAGCGTTCAGGCCTGCCACCTCCTCCGCTCCCTCACGGACACCGTCACCATTGCGCTGTGCAGTGTCTGGAGGACTCTCACCGCCGTTTCTGGAACCGTTGCAGCAGAGACGCCGCGACAGGCAGAGCCGGGCCGAGATCGCCCGGGCTGCTCGGAGCGGAGGTAGATGAGCGCCCGTGATCATAGAATACGCGCACGCAAGCACATGATGAGTGAGCGGCTCTGCGGGAAGATGATGGCGCCCAGCTATGGTTCGAAGGGTGGTGGCGGCACGGCGGCGCGCCGGCGCCAAGGGAAAGGAGTCTCCCTTCCGGCTTCCGCCACGAAATGAAAACTCGTGACAAGCAGAATCTTTGCTATCAGCTTTATTGGGCTGTtatgaatatgtactattgctgtTGGGCCTCATTCTGGCAATCTGGCCTACTCATGCCTTTGAAACACGCAAAGATTAGCGACGAGCCACTCTTTCTTGATTGAGTGGCACAAAACTATTCATGTGTACCATTGACATATTTCGTGAAAATGGTAACGGCAAAGTGTACATATTACGCGTAAGGATGGCAATCTATATATACTATATTTCGTCCCGCGTTATTTTTTataaataacccctcacatctatttcaaattaactTGTTGCACGTCCGTCCACTGCACAAAATAAACCTCCGCATATAGATGGCTAAACGGTGGCCCGGCACGGACCCAACGCCCGCGCGCCATAGCTCTAGTCCAGGCACATGCCGGCCTGCAGACTGTGCCGGGCCGGCCTGTTAGCCCATCGGGCCATTTGGTTAAAtcaacgtaaaatgttaaaaaaca
It contains:
- the LOC100276276 gene encoding uncharacterized protein isoform X1; its protein translation is MAQQKVVVRVPTMTDDKIKQKAIEAVADIYGIDSIAADLKENKMTIIGEMDAVAIAKKLKKIGKIDIVSVGPAKEEKKEEKKEEKKEEKKEEKKEEKKEEKKEEKKEEKK
- the LOC100276276 gene encoding uncharacterized protein LOC100276276 encodes the protein MAQQQKVVVRVPTMTDDKIKQKAIEAVADIYGIDSIAADLKENKMTIIGEMDAVAIAKKLKKIGKIDIVSVGPAKEEKKEEKKEEKKEEKKEEKKEEKKEEKKEEKKEEKK
- the LOC100273731 gene encoding Pentatricopeptide repeat-containing protein At1g55630-like: MITGAHLPPLRAARAISARLCLSRRLCCNGSRNGGESPPDTAQRNGDGVREGAEEVAGLNAGRFPREVVLQLPPPRGQPENDDDDGETFSPGQDSRRRFFGDVRLEADRIFRILLQDGPGFSTRHALDEMRPKVSIELVREVLFRIVVSVDSVNRERYPKLAYKFFIWAGQQEGYQHSTSMYNLVMKVFAECGEVKAMWRLFEEMAAKGLPVSSRTFHLLICASVKVGLRRRLVERFIRSSTFNYRPFRNAFNAILYTLLTIEQYSLIEWVHEKMILEGYSPDVLTYNVVLRAKYMLGKLDQFHQLLDEMGKNGLTPDLHTYNLLLHVLGKGDKPLAALNLLNYMSDVGCRPNVLHFTNLIDGLGRAGNLEACRYFFDEMMKKGCDPDVVCYTVMIASYVAAGEFEEAQRFFDDMLMRGQLPNVYTYNSMIQGLCAVGEFDKAFTMLKDMDSHGCTPNFSVYSSLVRRLRNAGKDTQANNVIKYMTDKGHYLHLLSRFGGFRRC